The proteins below are encoded in one region of Apodemus sylvaticus chromosome 13, mApoSyl1.1, whole genome shotgun sequence:
- the Cep76 gene encoding centrosomal protein of 76 kDa isoform X4, translating into MSLPPEKASELKQLIHQQLSKMDVHGRIREILAETIREELAPDQQHLSTEDLIKALRRRGIIDDVMKELNFVTDSVDQELPSSPKQTVGFDKQSTLKKTNIDPTRRYLYLQVLGGKAFLEHLQEPEPLPGQICSTFTLCLHYRNQRFRSKPVPCACEPDFHDGFLLEVHRENLGDGTRMADSTTMLSISDPIHMVLIKTDIFGETTLVASYFLEWRSVLGSENGVTSLTVELMGVGTESKVSVGILNIKLEMYPPLSQTLSQEVVNTQLALERQKTAEKERLFLVYAKQWWREYLQIRPSHNSRLVKIFAQDENGINRPVCSYVKPLRAGRLLDTPRQAARFVNVLGYERAPVIGGGGKQEQWCTLLAFLCRNKGDCEDHANLLCSLLLGYGLEAFVCVGTKAKGAPHAWVMTCGTDGTIMFWESLTGHRYIHKPTNPDGPPLAEQPKPLYPYRTIGCVFNHQMFLGNCQPSDAVETCIFDLNDESKWKPMSEEAIKSVCAPGATTSLPPFPPLCASTIDASVTSNEIEMQLRLLVSEHRKDLGLTTVWEDQLSYLLSPALASYEFERTTSISAGNEEFQDAIRRAVPDGHTFKGFPIHFVYRNARRAFATCLRSPFCEEIICCRGDQVRLAVRVRVFTYPESACAVWIMFACECAS; encoded by the exons ATGTCGCTGCCTCCGGAGAAAGCCTCGGAGCTGAAGCAGCTCATCCACCAGCAGCTGAGCAAG ATGGATGTCCATGGCAGAATAAGAGAAATTCTTGCAGAGACTATACGAGAAGAATTAGCACCTGATCAACAACATTTATCAACAGAAGATCTGATCAAAGCTCTCAGACGTCGAGGAATCATCGATGATGTAATGAAAGAACTTAATTTTGTAACT GATAGTGTTGATCAAGAACTCCCTTCTTCTCCAAAGCAAACCGTTGGTTTTGATAAACagtcaacattaaaaaaaa CTAATATTGATCCAACACGGAGGTATCTTTACCTTCAGGTTTTGGGTGGAAAAGCTTTCTTGGAACATCTGCAAGAACCTGAGCCTTTGCCGGGACAAATCTGTTCAACTTTCACTTTGTGTTTACATTATCGGAACCAACGTTTTCGCTCAAAACCTGTACCCTGCGCTTGCGAGCCAGACTTCCATGATGGCTTTTTGCTTGAAGTTCACAGAGAAAATTTAG GTGATGGAACTAGAATGGCTGATTCAACAACAATGTTATCAATAAGTGATCCAATTCACATGGTACTAATCAAAACAGACATATTTGGTGAGACCACTTTAGTTGCATCCTATTTTCTGGAGTGGAGATCAGTTTTGGGCTCAGAAAATGGAGTGACCAGTCTGACTGTGGAGCTCATGGGTGTAG gtaCAGAATCAAAAGTTTCCGTgggaattttaaatataaaacttgAAATGTACCCCCCACTCAGCCAGACACTGTCTCAGGAAGTAGTGAACACACAG ctTGCCTTGGAACGTCAGAAAACTGCCGAGAAAGAGCGATTGTTTCTAGTTTATGCTAAGCAGTGGTGGAGAGAGTATTTACAAATTCGACCCTCACACAATTCACGGCTGGTCAAGATTTTTGCCCAG gATGAGAATGGGATAAATAGACCTGTCTGTTCCTATGTCAAGCCACTTCGAGCTGGGCGACTTCTGGATACTCCGAGGCAAGCAGCTCGATTTGTTAATGTCCTTGGTTATGAACGAGCCCCTGTTATTGGAGGAGGTGGCAAGCAGGAACAGTGGTGCACTCTGCTGGCTTTTCTCTGTAGAAACAAG GGTGATTGTGAAGACCATGCTAACCTGTTGTGCAGCCTCCTTCTTGGATATGGACTGGAGGCCTTTGTCTGTGTTGGAACTAAGGCCAAGGGCGCTCCTCATGCCTGGGTTATGACCTGTGGGACTGATGGGACCATCATGTTTTGGGAGAGTTTAACAGGGCACAG GTACATCCACAAGCCTACTAATCCTGATGGACCTCCACTTGCTGAACAGCCTAAACCGCTGTACCCCTATCGAACAATCGGTTGTGTTTTCAATCATCAGATGTTCCTGGGAAACTGTCAACCCTCGGATGCAGTAGAGACCTGCATATTTGATTTGAATGATGAGTCCAAGTGGAAACCCATGAGTGAAGAAGCAATTAAGTCTGTGTGCGCTCCAGGTGCTActacatccctccctcccttcccacctctgTGCGCATCCACGATTGACGCCTCAGTCACAAGCAATGAAATTGAAATGCAGCTAAGGCTTCTGGTGTCCGAACACAGAAAG GACCTTGGCCTCACTACTGTTTGGGAAGACCAGCTCTCCTATCTTTTATCACCAGCTTTGGCTTCATATGAATTTGAACGAACAACAAGCATCTCTGCAGGCAATGAAGAATTTCAAGATGCCATAAGGAGGGCTGTGCCTGACGGGCACACATTTAAAGGGTTCCCCATACATTTTGTGTATAGAAATGCAAGGCGTGCATTTGCCACTTGTCTTCG gtCTCCTTTTTGTGAAGAAATAATCTGTTGTCGTGGAGACCAGGTGCGACTGGCAGTTCGTGTTCGAGTGTTTACCTACCCTGAATCTGCATGTGCTGTTTGGATCATGTTTGCTT GTGAATGTGCCTCTTAG
- the Cep76 gene encoding centrosomal protein of 76 kDa isoform X1 codes for MSLPPEKASELKQLIHQQLSKMDVHGRIREILAETIREELAPDQQHLSTEDLIKALRRRGIIDDVMKELNFVTDSVDQELPSSPKQTVGFDKQSTLKKTNIDPTRRYLYLQVLGGKAFLEHLQEPEPLPGQICSTFTLCLHYRNQRFRSKPVPCACEPDFHDGFLLEVHRENLGDGTRMADSTTMLSISDPIHMVLIKTDIFGETTLVASYFLEWRSVLGSENGVTSLTVELMGVGTESKVSVGILNIKLEMYPPLSQTLSQEVVNTQLALERQKTAEKERLFLVYAKQWWREYLQIRPSHNSRLVKIFAQDENGINRPVCSYVKPLRAGRLLDTPRQAARFVNVLGYERAPVIGGGGKQEQWCTLLAFLCRNKGDCEDHANLLCSLLLGYGLEAFVCVGTKAKGAPHAWVMTCGTDGTIMFWESLTGHRYIHKPTNPDGPPLAEQPKPLYPYRTIGCVFNHQMFLGNCQPSDAVETCIFDLNDESKWKPMSEEAIKSVCAPGATTSLPPFPPLCASTIDASVTSNEIEMQLRLLVSEHRKDLGLTTVWEDQLSYLLSPALASYEFERTTSISAGNEEFQDAIRRAVPDGHTFKGFPIHFVYRNARRAFATCLRSPFCEEIICCRGDQVRLAVRVRVFTYPESACAVWIMFAFTFPVAVIKYHKERSLREKELTLAPSWKLHSVVVVECEAAGHIPSTVKKQRDPKPRAWCHFPSKIIPEWHAQRQTQSQYPSQVNVPLRSGCLGLSAIKLRLHTRAVLPNSL; via the exons ATGTCGCTGCCTCCGGAGAAAGCCTCGGAGCTGAAGCAGCTCATCCACCAGCAGCTGAGCAAG ATGGATGTCCATGGCAGAATAAGAGAAATTCTTGCAGAGACTATACGAGAAGAATTAGCACCTGATCAACAACATTTATCAACAGAAGATCTGATCAAAGCTCTCAGACGTCGAGGAATCATCGATGATGTAATGAAAGAACTTAATTTTGTAACT GATAGTGTTGATCAAGAACTCCCTTCTTCTCCAAAGCAAACCGTTGGTTTTGATAAACagtcaacattaaaaaaaa CTAATATTGATCCAACACGGAGGTATCTTTACCTTCAGGTTTTGGGTGGAAAAGCTTTCTTGGAACATCTGCAAGAACCTGAGCCTTTGCCGGGACAAATCTGTTCAACTTTCACTTTGTGTTTACATTATCGGAACCAACGTTTTCGCTCAAAACCTGTACCCTGCGCTTGCGAGCCAGACTTCCATGATGGCTTTTTGCTTGAAGTTCACAGAGAAAATTTAG GTGATGGAACTAGAATGGCTGATTCAACAACAATGTTATCAATAAGTGATCCAATTCACATGGTACTAATCAAAACAGACATATTTGGTGAGACCACTTTAGTTGCATCCTATTTTCTGGAGTGGAGATCAGTTTTGGGCTCAGAAAATGGAGTGACCAGTCTGACTGTGGAGCTCATGGGTGTAG gtaCAGAATCAAAAGTTTCCGTgggaattttaaatataaaacttgAAATGTACCCCCCACTCAGCCAGACACTGTCTCAGGAAGTAGTGAACACACAG ctTGCCTTGGAACGTCAGAAAACTGCCGAGAAAGAGCGATTGTTTCTAGTTTATGCTAAGCAGTGGTGGAGAGAGTATTTACAAATTCGACCCTCACACAATTCACGGCTGGTCAAGATTTTTGCCCAG gATGAGAATGGGATAAATAGACCTGTCTGTTCCTATGTCAAGCCACTTCGAGCTGGGCGACTTCTGGATACTCCGAGGCAAGCAGCTCGATTTGTTAATGTCCTTGGTTATGAACGAGCCCCTGTTATTGGAGGAGGTGGCAAGCAGGAACAGTGGTGCACTCTGCTGGCTTTTCTCTGTAGAAACAAG GGTGATTGTGAAGACCATGCTAACCTGTTGTGCAGCCTCCTTCTTGGATATGGACTGGAGGCCTTTGTCTGTGTTGGAACTAAGGCCAAGGGCGCTCCTCATGCCTGGGTTATGACCTGTGGGACTGATGGGACCATCATGTTTTGGGAGAGTTTAACAGGGCACAG GTACATCCACAAGCCTACTAATCCTGATGGACCTCCACTTGCTGAACAGCCTAAACCGCTGTACCCCTATCGAACAATCGGTTGTGTTTTCAATCATCAGATGTTCCTGGGAAACTGTCAACCCTCGGATGCAGTAGAGACCTGCATATTTGATTTGAATGATGAGTCCAAGTGGAAACCCATGAGTGAAGAAGCAATTAAGTCTGTGTGCGCTCCAGGTGCTActacatccctccctcccttcccacctctgTGCGCATCCACGATTGACGCCTCAGTCACAAGCAATGAAATTGAAATGCAGCTAAGGCTTCTGGTGTCCGAACACAGAAAG GACCTTGGCCTCACTACTGTTTGGGAAGACCAGCTCTCCTATCTTTTATCACCAGCTTTGGCTTCATATGAATTTGAACGAACAACAAGCATCTCTGCAGGCAATGAAGAATTTCAAGATGCCATAAGGAGGGCTGTGCCTGACGGGCACACATTTAAAGGGTTCCCCATACATTTTGTGTATAGAAATGCAAGGCGTGCATTTGCCACTTGTCTTCG gtCTCCTTTTTGTGAAGAAATAATCTGTTGTCGTGGAGACCAGGTGCGACTGGCAGTTCGTGTTCGAGTGTTTACCTACCCTGAATCTGCATGTGCTGTTTGGATCATGTTTGCTT TtacctttcctgttgctgtgataaagtaccaTAAGGAAAGAAGCTTAAGGGAGAAAGAGCTTACTTTGGCTCCCAGTTGGAAGTTGCACTCAGTCGTGGTGGTAGagtgtgaagcagctggtcatattccatccacagtcaagaaacaGAGGGATCCCAAGCCCAGGGCATGGTGCCACTTCCCAAGCAAGATAATCCCTGAGTGGCATGCCCAGAGACAGACCCAATCTCAGTATCCCTCACAG GTGAATGTGCCTCTTAGGAGCGGGTGTCTGGGACTGTCTGCGATTAAGCTCAGGCTGCACACTCGGGCCGTGCTCCCCAACAGCCTCTGA
- the Cep76 gene encoding centrosomal protein of 76 kDa isoform X3 has protein sequence MSLPPEKASELKQLIHQQLSKMDVHGRIREILAETIREELAPDQQHLSTEDLIKALRRRGIIDDVMKELNFVTDSVDQELPSSPKQTVGFDKQSTLKKTNIDPTRRYLYLQVLGGKAFLEHLQEPEPLPGQICSTFTLCLHYRNQRFRSKPVPCACEPDFHDGFLLEVHRENLGDGTRMADSTTMLSISDPIHMVLIKTDIFGETTLVASYFLEWRSVLGSENGVTSLTVELMGVGTESKVSVGILNIKLEMYPPLSQTLSQEVVNTQLALERQKTAEKERLFLVYAKQWWREYLQIRPSHNSRLVKIFAQDENGINRPVCSYVKPLRAGRLLDTPRQAARFVNVLGYERAPVIGGGGKQEQWCTLLAFLCRNKGDCEDHANLLCSLLLGYGLEAFVCVGTKAKGAPHAWVMTCGTDGTIMFWESLTGHRYIHKPTNPDGPPLAEQPKPLYPYRTIGCVFNHQMFLGNCQPSDAVETCIFDLNDESKWKPMSEEAIKSVCAPGATTSLPPFPPLCASTIDASVTSNEIEMQLRLLVSEHRKDLGLTTVWEDQLSYLLSPALASYEFERTTSISAGNEEFQDAIRRAVPDGHTFKGFPIHFVYRNARRAFATCLRSPFCEEIICCRGDQVRLAVRVRVFTYPESACAVWIMFACKYRSVL, from the exons ATGTCGCTGCCTCCGGAGAAAGCCTCGGAGCTGAAGCAGCTCATCCACCAGCAGCTGAGCAAG ATGGATGTCCATGGCAGAATAAGAGAAATTCTTGCAGAGACTATACGAGAAGAATTAGCACCTGATCAACAACATTTATCAACAGAAGATCTGATCAAAGCTCTCAGACGTCGAGGAATCATCGATGATGTAATGAAAGAACTTAATTTTGTAACT GATAGTGTTGATCAAGAACTCCCTTCTTCTCCAAAGCAAACCGTTGGTTTTGATAAACagtcaacattaaaaaaaa CTAATATTGATCCAACACGGAGGTATCTTTACCTTCAGGTTTTGGGTGGAAAAGCTTTCTTGGAACATCTGCAAGAACCTGAGCCTTTGCCGGGACAAATCTGTTCAACTTTCACTTTGTGTTTACATTATCGGAACCAACGTTTTCGCTCAAAACCTGTACCCTGCGCTTGCGAGCCAGACTTCCATGATGGCTTTTTGCTTGAAGTTCACAGAGAAAATTTAG GTGATGGAACTAGAATGGCTGATTCAACAACAATGTTATCAATAAGTGATCCAATTCACATGGTACTAATCAAAACAGACATATTTGGTGAGACCACTTTAGTTGCATCCTATTTTCTGGAGTGGAGATCAGTTTTGGGCTCAGAAAATGGAGTGACCAGTCTGACTGTGGAGCTCATGGGTGTAG gtaCAGAATCAAAAGTTTCCGTgggaattttaaatataaaacttgAAATGTACCCCCCACTCAGCCAGACACTGTCTCAGGAAGTAGTGAACACACAG ctTGCCTTGGAACGTCAGAAAACTGCCGAGAAAGAGCGATTGTTTCTAGTTTATGCTAAGCAGTGGTGGAGAGAGTATTTACAAATTCGACCCTCACACAATTCACGGCTGGTCAAGATTTTTGCCCAG gATGAGAATGGGATAAATAGACCTGTCTGTTCCTATGTCAAGCCACTTCGAGCTGGGCGACTTCTGGATACTCCGAGGCAAGCAGCTCGATTTGTTAATGTCCTTGGTTATGAACGAGCCCCTGTTATTGGAGGAGGTGGCAAGCAGGAACAGTGGTGCACTCTGCTGGCTTTTCTCTGTAGAAACAAG GGTGATTGTGAAGACCATGCTAACCTGTTGTGCAGCCTCCTTCTTGGATATGGACTGGAGGCCTTTGTCTGTGTTGGAACTAAGGCCAAGGGCGCTCCTCATGCCTGGGTTATGACCTGTGGGACTGATGGGACCATCATGTTTTGGGAGAGTTTAACAGGGCACAG GTACATCCACAAGCCTACTAATCCTGATGGACCTCCACTTGCTGAACAGCCTAAACCGCTGTACCCCTATCGAACAATCGGTTGTGTTTTCAATCATCAGATGTTCCTGGGAAACTGTCAACCCTCGGATGCAGTAGAGACCTGCATATTTGATTTGAATGATGAGTCCAAGTGGAAACCCATGAGTGAAGAAGCAATTAAGTCTGTGTGCGCTCCAGGTGCTActacatccctccctcccttcccacctctgTGCGCATCCACGATTGACGCCTCAGTCACAAGCAATGAAATTGAAATGCAGCTAAGGCTTCTGGTGTCCGAACACAGAAAG GACCTTGGCCTCACTACTGTTTGGGAAGACCAGCTCTCCTATCTTTTATCACCAGCTTTGGCTTCATATGAATTTGAACGAACAACAAGCATCTCTGCAGGCAATGAAGAATTTCAAGATGCCATAAGGAGGGCTGTGCCTGACGGGCACACATTTAAAGGGTTCCCCATACATTTTGTGTATAGAAATGCAAGGCGTGCATTTGCCACTTGTCTTCG gtCTCCTTTTTGTGAAGAAATAATCTGTTGTCGTGGAGACCAGGTGCGACTGGCAGTTCGTGTTCGAGTGTTTACCTACCCTGAATCTGCATGTGCTGTTTGGATCATGTTTGCTTGTAAATATCGCTCAGTATTATAG
- the Cep76 gene encoding centrosomal protein of 76 kDa isoform X2: MSLPPEKASELKQLIHQQLSKMDVHGRIREILAETIREELAPDQQHLSTEDLIKALRRRGIIDDVMKELNFVTDSVDQELPSSPKQTVGFDKQSTLKKTNIDPTRRYLYLQVLGGKAFLEHLQEPEPLPGQICSTFTLCLHYRNQRFRSKPVPCACEPDFHDGFLLEVHRENLGTESKVSVGILNIKLEMYPPLSQTLSQEVVNTQLALERQKTAEKERLFLVYAKQWWREYLQIRPSHNSRLVKIFAQDENGINRPVCSYVKPLRAGRLLDTPRQAARFVNVLGYERAPVIGGGGKQEQWCTLLAFLCRNKGDCEDHANLLCSLLLGYGLEAFVCVGTKAKGAPHAWVMTCGTDGTIMFWESLTGHRYIHKPTNPDGPPLAEQPKPLYPYRTIGCVFNHQMFLGNCQPSDAVETCIFDLNDESKWKPMSEEAIKSVCAPGATTSLPPFPPLCASTIDASVTSNEIEMQLRLLVSEHRKDLGLTTVWEDQLSYLLSPALASYEFERTTSISAGNEEFQDAIRRAVPDGHTFKGFPIHFVYRNARRAFATCLRSPFCEEIICCRGDQVRLAVRVRVFTYPESACAVWIMFAFTFPVAVIKYHKERSLREKELTLAPSWKLHSVVVVECEAAGHIPSTVKKQRDPKPRAWCHFPSKIIPEWHAQRQTQSQYPSQVNVPLRSGCLGLSAIKLRLHTRAVLPNSL, encoded by the exons ATGTCGCTGCCTCCGGAGAAAGCCTCGGAGCTGAAGCAGCTCATCCACCAGCAGCTGAGCAAG ATGGATGTCCATGGCAGAATAAGAGAAATTCTTGCAGAGACTATACGAGAAGAATTAGCACCTGATCAACAACATTTATCAACAGAAGATCTGATCAAAGCTCTCAGACGTCGAGGAATCATCGATGATGTAATGAAAGAACTTAATTTTGTAACT GATAGTGTTGATCAAGAACTCCCTTCTTCTCCAAAGCAAACCGTTGGTTTTGATAAACagtcaacattaaaaaaaa CTAATATTGATCCAACACGGAGGTATCTTTACCTTCAGGTTTTGGGTGGAAAAGCTTTCTTGGAACATCTGCAAGAACCTGAGCCTTTGCCGGGACAAATCTGTTCAACTTTCACTTTGTGTTTACATTATCGGAACCAACGTTTTCGCTCAAAACCTGTACCCTGCGCTTGCGAGCCAGACTTCCATGATGGCTTTTTGCTTGAAGTTCACAGAGAAAATTTAG gtaCAGAATCAAAAGTTTCCGTgggaattttaaatataaaacttgAAATGTACCCCCCACTCAGCCAGACACTGTCTCAGGAAGTAGTGAACACACAG ctTGCCTTGGAACGTCAGAAAACTGCCGAGAAAGAGCGATTGTTTCTAGTTTATGCTAAGCAGTGGTGGAGAGAGTATTTACAAATTCGACCCTCACACAATTCACGGCTGGTCAAGATTTTTGCCCAG gATGAGAATGGGATAAATAGACCTGTCTGTTCCTATGTCAAGCCACTTCGAGCTGGGCGACTTCTGGATACTCCGAGGCAAGCAGCTCGATTTGTTAATGTCCTTGGTTATGAACGAGCCCCTGTTATTGGAGGAGGTGGCAAGCAGGAACAGTGGTGCACTCTGCTGGCTTTTCTCTGTAGAAACAAG GGTGATTGTGAAGACCATGCTAACCTGTTGTGCAGCCTCCTTCTTGGATATGGACTGGAGGCCTTTGTCTGTGTTGGAACTAAGGCCAAGGGCGCTCCTCATGCCTGGGTTATGACCTGTGGGACTGATGGGACCATCATGTTTTGGGAGAGTTTAACAGGGCACAG GTACATCCACAAGCCTACTAATCCTGATGGACCTCCACTTGCTGAACAGCCTAAACCGCTGTACCCCTATCGAACAATCGGTTGTGTTTTCAATCATCAGATGTTCCTGGGAAACTGTCAACCCTCGGATGCAGTAGAGACCTGCATATTTGATTTGAATGATGAGTCCAAGTGGAAACCCATGAGTGAAGAAGCAATTAAGTCTGTGTGCGCTCCAGGTGCTActacatccctccctcccttcccacctctgTGCGCATCCACGATTGACGCCTCAGTCACAAGCAATGAAATTGAAATGCAGCTAAGGCTTCTGGTGTCCGAACACAGAAAG GACCTTGGCCTCACTACTGTTTGGGAAGACCAGCTCTCCTATCTTTTATCACCAGCTTTGGCTTCATATGAATTTGAACGAACAACAAGCATCTCTGCAGGCAATGAAGAATTTCAAGATGCCATAAGGAGGGCTGTGCCTGACGGGCACACATTTAAAGGGTTCCCCATACATTTTGTGTATAGAAATGCAAGGCGTGCATTTGCCACTTGTCTTCG gtCTCCTTTTTGTGAAGAAATAATCTGTTGTCGTGGAGACCAGGTGCGACTGGCAGTTCGTGTTCGAGTGTTTACCTACCCTGAATCTGCATGTGCTGTTTGGATCATGTTTGCTT TtacctttcctgttgctgtgataaagtaccaTAAGGAAAGAAGCTTAAGGGAGAAAGAGCTTACTTTGGCTCCCAGTTGGAAGTTGCACTCAGTCGTGGTGGTAGagtgtgaagcagctggtcatattccatccacagtcaagaaacaGAGGGATCCCAAGCCCAGGGCATGGTGCCACTTCCCAAGCAAGATAATCCCTGAGTGGCATGCCCAGAGACAGACCCAATCTCAGTATCCCTCACAG GTGAATGTGCCTCTTAGGAGCGGGTGTCTGGGACTGTCTGCGATTAAGCTCAGGCTGCACACTCGGGCCGTGCTCCCCAACAGCCTCTGA